A genome region from Trichoderma asperellum chromosome 7, complete sequence includes the following:
- the POB3 gene encoding FACT complex subunit (BUSCO:EOG092D1NX0), with the protein MTAIESFDSIYLDLSKESGKCRFAETGFGWKPAGGGDTFTLDHSNIGSAQWSRAARGYEIRILQRNSGIIQLDGFQQEDYERLSKIFKNWYSTALESKEHALRGWNWGKAEFSKSEITFNVQNRPAFELPYSEIGNTNLAGRNEVAVELSLPLNANDTGTNGQLGGARGKGKKAGAGKDQLVEMRFYIPGVTTKKETEGEDAGSDGGEEEEKNAATLFYETLIEKAEIGETAGDTIATFLDVLHLTPRGRFDIDMYEASFRLRGKTYDYKIQYEAVKKFMVLPKPDEMHCLLCIGLDPPLRQGQTRYPFVVMQFKKDEEVTIDLNIDEAELESKYKDKLEPHYEEPLHHVVAKMFRGLGNKKISSPAKDFLTHRNQYGIKCSIKASEGFLYCLEKAFMFVPKPATYIAYEQTQSVTFSRVSGAVSALSTFDITVVMKNGAGSSQFSNINREDLKALESFFKLKGLRVKNEIDEDANLLAAALREEAMDDSDDEVVVNKADRGSADEDEESVDEDFQADSDSDVAEEYDSNHESSGSGSAESDVDDDEDDDEEMEDVDDEPPKKKSKTGKK; encoded by the exons ATGACGGCAAT CGAGAGTTTCGACAGCATCTACCTTGACCTCTCCAAGGAGAGCGGCAAGTGCAGATTCGCAGAGACCGGTTTTGGATGGAAACCCGCCGGCGGCGGTGACACCTTCACCCTCGACCACAGTAACATTGGTAGCGCCCAATGGAGCCGCGCCGCCAGGGGATACGAGATCCGAATCCTACAGCGTAACTCGGGCATCATCCAGCTCGACGGATTCCAACAAGAAGACTACGAACGCCTGAGCAAGATCTTCAAGAACTGGTACAGCACCGCGCTGGAGAGCAAGGAGCATGCGCTGCGAGGATGGAACTGGGGCAAGGCCGAGTTCTCCAAATCCGAGATCACCTTCAACGTCCAGAATCGCCCCGCCTTTGAGCTGCCCTACTCTGAGATTGGAAACACAAACTTGGCGGGTCGAAATGAAGTTGCCGTGGAGCTTTCCCTACCCCTCAATGCCAACGACACTGGCACCAACGGTCAGCTGGGCGGTGCTCggggcaagggcaagaaagCCGGTGCAGGCAAAGATCAACTCGTCGAAATGCGATTCTATATTCCTGGAGTAACGACAAAGAAGGAGACCGAGGGTGAGGACGCCGGTAGCGACGgtggtgaggaggaggaaaagaatgCTGCTACTCTCTTCTACGAGACTCTTATTGAGAAGGCAGAGATTGGCGAGACTGCTGGCGATACTATCGCCACCTTCCTCGACGTTCTGCATCTCACTCCCAG AGGTCGTTTTGATATCGACATGTACGAAGCGTCGTTCAGACTCCGTGGAAAGACATACGACTACAAAATCCAATACGAAGCAGTCAAGAAGTTTATGGTCCTGCCTAAGCCTGACGAGATGCACTGCCTGCTCTGCATTGGCTTAGATCCCCCTCTGCGCCAGGGTCAGACGAGATATCCCTTTGTCGTCATGCAGTTCAAGAAGGACGAGGAGGTTACCATTGACCTGAACATTGACGAGGCAGAGCTGGAGAGCAAATACAAGGACAAGCTCGAGCCCCATTACGAGGAGCCCTTACATCACGTTGTTGCCAAGATGTTCCGAGGTCTAGGCAACAAGAAGATTTCTTCACCTGCGAAGGATTTCCTTAC TCACCGCAACCAATACGGCATCAAATGCTCTATCAAGGCAAGCGAAGGTTTCCTGTACTGCTTAGAAAAGGCGTTTATGTTCGTCCCGAAGCCAGCGACGTACATCGCCTACGAGCAGACACAATCCGTTACTTTCTCCCGCGTTAGCGGCGCGGTCTCTGCCCTATCCACATTCGACATTACCGTTGTTATGAAGAACGGCGCCGGGTCATCGCAGTTTAGCAACATTAATCGTGAGGATCTCAAGGCCCTGGAATCCTTCTTCAAGCTCAAGGGTCTACGTGTTAAGAATGAGATTGACGAGGACGCCAaccttcttgctgctgccctTCGCGAGGAGGCCATGGATGACTCTGATGACGAAGTGGTTGTCAACAAGGCAGACCGCGGATCcgcagacgaagatgaagagagcgtGGACGAAGATTTCCAGGCTGACAGTGACAGCGATGTTGCGGAGGAGTACGACAGCAATCACGAGAGCTCCGGCTCTGGAAGTGCTGAGAGCGAcgtcgatgacgatgaggatgatgacgaagaaatgGAAGACGTTGATGACGAAccgcccaagaagaagtcaaagacgggcaagaaataa
- a CDS encoding uncharacterized protein (EggNog:ENOG41~SECRETED:SignalP(1-22)~TransMembrane:1 (n8-17c22/23o49-67i)): MAWLSRPLTLVGLVLLAHGCYSAHEHTVLSSTSAQHSTSPSTAALPLDIYIETAVATFLLCVGLVLGSGTLKPIEWHTWAGKIEREADRSLSGSGDADDATGNPFSALEARSGFINIHKLHGDFVKYSQQLGK, encoded by the exons ATGGCGTGGCTCTCCCGTCCTCTGACCCTTGTCGGTCTGGTGCTTCTTGCTCATGG ATGTTACTCTGCACATGAGCACACAGTCCTCTCGTCGACGTCAGCGCAGCATTCCACATCACCCTCCACAGCTGCGCTGCCGCTAGACATTTACATCGAAACCGCCGTGGCAACATTCTTACTTTGCGTGGGACTCGTGCTGGGATCAGGGACACTGAAGCCGATTGAATGGCACACTTGGGCGGGCAAGATTGAGCGAGAGGCTGATCGATCGTTGAGTGGGAGTGGCGATGCAGACGATGCAACTGGTAATCCGTTCAGCGCCCTGGAGGCCCGGAGCGGGTTCATCAACATTCACAAACTTCATGGAGATTTTGTCAAGTACAGTCAGCAGCTCGGGAAATAG
- the ATG15 gene encoding Putative lipase atg15 (SECRETED:SignalP(1-31)), with protein sequence MVSSRSRGGRAGRVTAALLLASAFAISPGAATVIGGDVGLDQHVLIPAGPGPLLPSHPDTPKPAEHTFTLRHIFHHGTNRNPKLHRKLDVVNDQSRVFLAAGDGFDEHTVPRLKAKSRAETIQRLADRRPSVVDPIVAESRMQGYAAVLDASAWTMDEVSSPDITDKNTVLTMAYVAADAYVEKEGMADWLDIGTPFNRSLDFGWESDGLRGHIWADKTNSTVIIGLKGTSPAVFDGDGTTTNDKVNDNLFFSCCCAQQGQWTWHQVCDCATGTYACNNTCVRTALVEENRYYAAARELYSNVTEQYPDSNIWLAGHSLGGAVSSFLALTYGVPAVTFEAVPEALPASRLGLPVPPGANPDTPQTRGYTGTYHFGHTADPVYIGTCNGAAATCSFAGYAMESSCHTGYECVYDVVADKGWRVGIGTHKIRSVIQDVILKYDEVPKCVRTPECRDCGPWKMYESNGTESTTSAVPTTTSRTRTRTSTCQTPGWWGCLDQTTTGDVTTPVPAPTTTTSTCKTPGWFGCKDKTTTTTTTTTTTKETASASSITTTCETPGRFWGCNDEPTTSSLFTTIPPTSTTCETPGRFWGCNDVVTSTSLKPSAGGTAPAITGAPTAVPT encoded by the coding sequence ATGGTATCGTCTAGATCCCGAGGCGGTCGTGCTGGCCGGGTCACCgccgcgctgctgctggcatcgGCTTTTGCCATCTCCCCGGGCGCTGCCACAGTCATCGGCGGTGATGTCGGCCTCGACCAGCACGTCCTGATTCCTGCTGGCCCTgggcctcttctcccttcgcATCCCGACACTCCAAAGCCTGCAGAACACACCTTCACGCTCCGACATATCTTCCATCATGGTACCAACAGAAACCCGAAGCTTCACAGGAAGCTGGATGTCGTCAACGACCAGTCCCGAGTATTCCTTGCCGCGGGCGATGGATTCGATGAACATACCGTGCCACGtctcaaggccaagagcCGTGCCGAGACGATCCAGCGGCTGGCCGACAGACGTCCGTCTGTTGTCGACCCTATAGTCGCTGAATCTCGCATGCAGGGCTATGCAGCCGTCTTGGACGCCTCGGCATGGACAATGGATGAGGTCTCATCCCCCGACATTACAGATAAAAACACAGTCTTGACCATGGCATACGTCGCCGCTGATGCCTATGTAGAAAAAGAGGGAATGGCGGACTGGCTAGACATCGGGACCCCTTTTAACCGAAGTCTCGATTTTGGTTGGGAGTCGGATGGCCTGCGTGGCCATATCTGGGCCGACAAAACCAATTCCACCGTCATCATCGGCCTCAAGGGGACGTCGCCCGCTGTCTTTGACGGAGATGGCACAACAACCAACGACAAGGTTAATGATAACTTGTTCTtcagttgctgctgcgctcaACAGGGGCAATGGACGTGGCACCAGGTCTGCGACTGCGCTACAGGCACTTATGCCTGTAACAATACGTGTGTCAGGACGGCTCTCGTTGAGGAGAATCGTTACTATGCTGCGGCTCGCGAGCTCTACTCCAATGTCACTGAGCAATATCCGGACTCAAACATCTGGCTAGCAGGCCATTCTCTCGGAGGTGCTGTTTCCTCTTTCCTGGCCCTTACTTACGGCGTGCCCGCCGTGACTTTCGAAGCTGTTCCAGAAGCACTCCCGGCTTCTCGACTGGGTCTCCCTGTCCCTCCTGGAGCTAATCCCGATACCCCACAAACCCGAGGCTACACAGGAACATATCACTTTGGCCATACCGCAGACCCGGTGTACATCGGCACATGCAATGGAGCAGCTGCTACCTGCTCCTTCGCTGGCTACGCTATGGAATCGTCTTGTCACACTGGATATGAGTGTGTCTATGACGTTGTGGCTGACAAGGGGTGGCGAGTGGGAATTGGCACTCACAAGATCCGATCTGTTATCCAGGACGTTATCCTCAAGTACGATGAAGTACCCAAATGTGTCCGTACGCCTGAATGCAGAGACTGTGGCCCTTGGAAAATGTATGAAAGCAATGGCACCGAGTCCACCACGTCTGCCGTTCCTACGACCACTTCCCGAACACGGACACGCACCTCGACATGCCAGACACCTGGCTGGTGGGGCTGCTTGGATCAGACAACTACAGGCGATGTGACTACGCCTGTACCGGcgcctactactactacttctacCTGTAAGACGCCTGGCTGGTTTGGATGCAAAGataagacgacgacgacgacgacgacgacgacgacaacgaaGGAGACCGCCAGTGCGTCTTCCATTACCACAACTTGTGAAACCCCAGGAAGATTCTGGGGCTGCAATGACGAGCCTA